The following is a genomic window from Xenopus laevis strain J_2021 chromosome 2L, Xenopus_laevis_v10.1, whole genome shotgun sequence.
tgctggtctggggtgagagggcaaaaaaaagcgccaacaatggcgaacccaaaatggcgaacgtcgcgcgacgttcgcgaacttccggcgagcgcgaacacccgatgttcgcgcgaacaagttcgccggcgaacagttcgcgacatctctatagaGCACTCCATTATCTTTTCTGCATTGGTGTCATACTGTAACCCTCATACGGCTGGATAAAGTCTGGTTACCCAAAAAGGAGCAAGCAACACCTGAATCAAGAATCCTTGGCGGAGACCTGATAAAATGCAACTCTGTAGGCCTATCCATCATGTGATGGTAGGTTGGATCTGCATTTTGGTGTATTTTAGTTTGTGGATCTACCTGTAGTTTCAATAAAACCATGAAATAGTTTTGGTTAGTTATGACTTAAGAGTAGAGCTCAAGAGTGCTGTAGATGAGGTCAACCTGGGTCATAACAGAGAACTGAGATTGGAACACATGGTTGATTGCAAAAATATCCAAGGTGAGAGACTGAAGGTATATTTGAGAACATCCATTTGCCACAACATCCTTCAACATACTTTTACCCTCTTGAATTATCATGTGTTCCTTCCTGATCTTACATCCATAACCCATAAGGTAAATATGTAATATTGCTGACAAACAATGCAGTTCAGTCAAACAGAAAAGACAAGCTCAATATTAGATTAATCATCCAGAGAAAAGCCACTAATTCCCCATTTTTCATCTAATGGAAatcaattattattatgtatattgatattatatttatcattatttctCTGTTTCCCTTGTAGATCAGTCAACAGAATTCCAAAGTgtccaaagaaataaaaaatagctttGTGGAGATGTTCCTATTGTAATTTCAGGCCTTTGTGATTAATACTGTTTTTTGGTGTATCAGGTCAGTTATTCCCATCAGGAAACTATTGATATTGGAACTTTACAgtgatttatttgataaaaaaaatatatcaaggtgtttaagaaggggttttttttgtaattgtctaAAATTTGGGGAGCTCATGGAGAATCTGTATTTCCACAGAAGTAGGTGTATGAGGGGGtcattatgggtaaaaatacCAGGAGGTCTATTTATCAGGTATCATGTTTGTGATTAAACCCAATCTAGTTGTACTGTGTTCACAATTTTTTAGGTTGCTAACATACtcaaaatagaaaaactatttaacgtacgatcgaaagattttacttagatcgttcgatggccaaattcgacttttagtgcttagaaaaatgctgtagaagatccccataggctaacatagcacttcggcaggtttaatttggcgaagtattgaagtcaaagaactatttttacttcgaatcgaattcgaagtaaattcgaagttgtagtatccttttcgatggtcgaagtatccaaaaattactttgaatcttgaatttttttactttgaaaattccctcaaattcacttcgacccttgataaatctgcacctaagagtctgaattgattaaaaatggtccactAGGATCAGTACAGCTCCCAATGATTTTTATGGGACCCCAACAGCTTTTATTTGGTGCAGTtctgtattagaggtttttggagtttttaaacttaaaggagaaggaaaactaccgaagcagtttattgccaatagattagccacaatagtgcaagctataacactatatttattctgcagaatgctttaccatacctgagtaaacagctctagaagctctctgtttgtaggatagcagctgccatattagcttggtgtgacatcacttctggccTGAGTCTATCCCTGGTCACTTAtggctctgggcttagattacagctgagaaggggagggggaagaggagcaaactgagcatgctcaagccctagccctggaggtttaagatgaaaacaggaagtctgatacagaagcccatgagtacacaatacaagggaagaaatgctgtgtttattttgacagaggactcagaacaacattactttgagggtttactggtgtatttatatagacctttctgataaagcttacttcattttagcctttccttctcctttaatctatcTCAAACTTTTAGAGTTTTAGCGAAATACAAAtttaaaccacacatttttagagaaaaaaaaattcaaatccaaacTTAAGTAAATCGGCTCTTAAGTCTTATTAGGCTTTCTCCTGTCCTAAAGTATGACCAGACATTGTACAGGAGAGTGCCTTACCtgaagaaaaggttttttttttaatgaaaaaaggaaatattcagTAAAACATGACTACTTTCCATGGAACCTTTATTATGCACATACAAATGGCTTGAATGATCCCTCATCCAAGGGGCTTTATATATGCTGGTGGGGAAGAACATACCTGAAAAAACTAACCctatgcaaaaataaacaaatttgcatattttcctATTCTACCCACTATATTTTAGCCCTGGTGTTGCATTCCCAGTACTATATGATTTTTCGTAGCAAATAAAATTGTGTTCCGCAGTAAGAGACTGATGTGAATTCTAGACTGTTTTAATGCCTTTGCCCCTATGAATACTTGGGActctttattgaattttaatCCATCATTTTAAAGGAATCCATTTACCATAGGGAGGGACTTTTAAACATGGTCATACTTAGTCAATACATCTTAAATTCCTAATTTATTGCTTGATAAACACGTCAGGTACCTTGTCAACGTGAGAACATTGCTGCTGATGTGGAATATTTTATCATTAatggaaaacaaatgcaaaactcCCGagaatgagtgaaaaaaaaaagcaacaacgaatattaaaaaaaaaaaagggttttagaAGTTTTATTTGGTTCATTCTTGGAAGTGGGATGAAACAGATGACATTATGAGGGAAAATTCTACGTCGTCGAGTAGAGTTGCCCAAAACTTAACTTGCCTTTTATGACCTCTAAGTCTGTGGATATTTTGTAAAGTCAGCACTGTTTTTCCTGTCTTAAAAATGCTGATTCCCCAAAACAATAAATGAATGAGTAAaagaacactgaaagcaaaccacaaataaagcaaaatatgcaGTAGAGGAAAACTGTATGGAAAGTCTGGCCTTGCAACTGTTTCCAGACCATTGGGTCTttgaactctctctctctctccataaatatatatatatacacagtatatatttccTACTATCTCCAGAACATTCTGGTCAAAGAAATCAGATTTTAAGTGTATTTTGAGGAATATGTGTATTGTAAGGGAGATGTAGACTTGTAACATAAACCAAATATGGGTCTTCAATCCTGGTTGGTGGTTGTATCTTCAATATTGTCTAAGCTATCTTGCTTCCACGAGGCAAAGGGCAGGTTCCTTCCTCTATCTGTATAAAGGCTTGAAGTATTTATTGTGGTTGGGTATTACATTAGTGCACCTACTGGGTCTACTGTAGAGAAGTCACACTAGGACACCACCTATGAGCCTCTTTGGAGGACTGAGATACAAAGAAAGGATGCTAGACTGAATGTATAGGGATTGTGACCACACAATGGagctatagttaaagggatactgtcatgggaaaaaaatcttttttcaaaatgcatcagttaatattgctgacccagcagaattctgcactgaaatccatttctcaaaagagcaaacagatttttttatattcaattttgaaatctgacatggggctagacattttgtccatttcccagctgctttTTGTCAACAGGCAGCGAGAACAGGGCAGGGTTGTGAAATTCGCGGGGTGGGGTATCAATGCCTCTCTATGGCTACTACCTCTTATCTTTGACTTTTGTTCTCctgtaattgatgtatattggaacgttgcttagtattacatattctttcattatgcaaggACAGTGTTTAGGTACAATTCCTCTTTACTTTACAGTTGCTGAACAGAGTggtatgggaccccttatccagataccagttatccaaaaagttttgaattacagaaaggccatctcccatattctgcaaataaatctaattttctaaTCCGACTTCCTTTTCCACTGTAATGATACaatagtaccttgtgcttgatggtaactaagatgcatgaatccatattgctgTGAAAGCAAGCCTATAGAGTTTACTTAATGTAAATTAatgatttttataatattttaaaaatggtgaTCTAAATAACAGGAAGATCGCAAATCCAGAGATTCTCAGGTCCaattcattctggataatagttcttatacctgtataatattttttttatgttactaccGATACTGTAATACTGATATGATTCTTAAATTTAATTTGGAAGGTGCCTGCATCACAATGTCCTCAGTCTGGGCGGGTCAGCTGTCTCAAGCTATTACTAAATGTCTCCAACATTGCAGTCACTTTATGTTCTGTTTCTACCATCTTTCATGAACTTATATCCTTTATGTGATATTTTTCCCTGAAGATTTAACCAATCTATTGCTGTTTATTCTCCCTTGGTGTCTTCTCTCTCCTCCCTTTATCACTGTTCTGATGGGGGAATTTGAATCTATTCCATAAGAAAGAGTGTAATTCCTCCTGCTCCATCAGGGCCAAGGGAGAGCTCAGACGTTATTTCCGCAGAGGTTAACCTGCTCTGATTAACTTTCCCTGCTCTTCCATTAAATCAAAGAAAGGCCTCGACACTCGGACAGTGAGCCATCTTGGAGTTAATACAATAACCCAATCCATTCTCCCCAAATTGAGTTGCAATAATTCATTTTGGTGACCATACGTATTTGTTATGCGTAATATGAAACGTTGCCAAATGAAATCAATAGAAATGTTTCTTGTTAATGAAGATATACTGCTGGGTTATGTTTTGCAGTATACTTAATACCACACAAATCCTATTTGTATTGTGAATTTCACCATGTCTAAGGGTAACGCTCTCTCAAGGAGCCCAGGACATTTAGATAATGGAACCCTTCATATATTGCCTTATACTGCTGAAAAACACATATTTGCTAAGGTGCAGGGCAGATTAATATTAGGTGAATAAGGGACaataccttaattaaaaaatgtatttctaaaggAGCCTCTTACTCATTTCAATTTATTAGAGACatatggggtcatttacaaatgcaaaattGCTCCCCTTTGTGTTCAGTTACACAGTATTTCCATCTGGGGCATCACCTGATGCTGGGAGCAAGGCAACCCTGCCATTAAGGACAGAGTTCCTTTATAGACTTGCGTCCTTTTATAGACTAAGTAGTTATGGGTCAGGTAGGGCATGGGATGGGGGCTGCCTATGTGACGTCCCCAACCTGGTctttcatgaatacagtgctgatgGATGctccattctggagcacaaaggCTTGCACTTACACATGCTTGACACAGGGCAGAGCAtaattcttgaaactatggcAACTTGTGTCCGCTAGCATGAGTAGAAGTTTATTCTCCCCATAGCAAAATTTTATAAGGGTCTCTCAAGAGAAGTCTATCCGTTTCATGGGTCCTTCTACAATCCTGGGGGCCCAGCAATTGCTGGGTCtggttcagggttggactggactaCCAGAATATCAGAGGATTTAATGCTAGGCTCCAGCCTTAGACGCCAGGAGCCCAACACTGCTCTGGTTTCCCTTTTATAtgcacctaccgtatatactcgagtataagtcgtcccgagtataagccgaggtacctaattttacctccaaaaactgggaaagcttattgacttgagtataagcctagggtgagaaatgcagcagcttctggtaagtttcaatcaaaaaatttagggtttctgctcccattggagccggcgaatattcttggacgctgggaaatattcttggagactattcttggatgccggcgactattcttaggcaccggcgactaatcttagacgccagcgaccgtttttgtgcttgacccgagtagAAGCgggggtagagtttttcagcatattttgggggctgaaaaactcggcttatactcgagtatatatgatATGTTTTTGTTGACTGCTAATGTGGCCTCCCCAACTTGGTCTTTCATTAATACAGTGCTGCTGGATGCTTCATTCTTGAGCACAAAAGCTTGCATCTACAGATACTTAACACATGGTTGTTGTGTAATGTTTGAAAATATGGCAACTTGTGTCCACTAGCATAAGTAGAAGTTTCTTCACCTCAAAGCAACATTTCTTAAGGGTCTCTCAAGCCTTATGGAAGACTGCCCATTTCATGGGACCTTCTACAGTCCTGGGGTCACAGCAGTTGCTGGTTGCTGATTCAGGATTGGACCTTCATACCAGACCATCAGAGGATTTTGTGGGTCCTAGCCCATTGGTCCTTTTCATTTTCACCATTGACTTCTAAGCCGTCTATTACATTTAGGGCTGTTTACAGTAATTGTTGTAAGGATGGACCCTCAATGCACAGTTCTCTCAGTGGGCCCCAAGGAGTCCAACACCGGTCTGTTTTCCCTTTTATACACACCTATGCTTTTGTTGGCTGCCTCCCATCTTTAGGGAAATTCCACTTCCTTCACCCCACTGACCTATTTGTGGATTTACTTGTTTCCACTACATGCTGACTATTTCTGTTTCACATCCCATAATGTGGTTATTCACAGCCGGTTTGTCCTGACTGGTgcctgtaatgttttattttctactttcaTGTGGAAACCAACCTtaagataaataaatacaaattttaacatttaaaaataggaTCCTGTGCTGCTTTTATGGAGGGTACAGTCATAATAATAAACTTGATGACATAAGTACATGTGAACTTCAGACTGGCTGATTTTTATCAAACTTATTTTGCTGAATAAGATACTCTTTCCTTTTATACTCTTCCAATCATTGGTGTAAGGGATCAACTCTTTATGTcctctctctatatacagtacGCTGAGCTGACACTCATTCAGCCCAACTCAATGCActtttgtaactatgtaaaataaaaatccttGTAACCCTGTATATTAAATACAGATATTACTGCCACTGGTGAGAAAACAATGCCATTCCTGGAGATATTTGATGTCCCAAGTATATTTGGTGCCAGTAATAGGTATTATGGATAAACATTGCATTTACTTTCCATTTCGTGGTGGCACACTTGCTCTGTCAGCGCCAATTTCTTTGACTTTATCAAGTGATATCTCTTTAAAGCTCTCCTCTGTGAGAAGTTCATGCGGTGAATTGATTTTGGTAGGATTGTGGTTATGAGTTTGATACTCAGAACAGACCAAATCATACTAGCTATCTATTGGAAAAACAACATGACATAAATAAAACAGTCCGTCAATAAAACCACAAGAGTAAACCAAGTGGGACACTTGTTAGCAGCCGATGTCAAAATTATTTAATCAGTAGCATAAAGCAAGTGTTTCAAGTGATACCTCAGATAGCGCAGTGGTATAATTAGTTACTTGGGTGACTTATATGATGTTCTGTCaatcataataaaataaacagtgtCTCAATCCGGCGGTCAGGCCAAAGCCACCGGGGTTCAAGATAATGGATCAAGAATAAGTAACATGACCTACCTGTTTCTCATCATTCCAAAGGGTGGGAGTGATGACCCGGctgaaatatacatatttaagttAATTTTCTGCTTCTTTATTAAGATATCcgttcagtttatctgtttatttaCTGGGACACTGGAGGTTCTAGGCTAAGGATCCCCCTACCCCCTTCCGTTGTGCTTACCACCAACCTGAATAAAAACCTGAATAACGACACAGAGACTTCTTAAggtggcaaaatctgtggaggtcacgtattttattaacaaagttatatatatatgtgccaaggactaggtacaccctgaccaccagctgcggctcctataatCACCAAGAACATGGGCCTGGTGCCCACACCATACCAAACAGTTATTTTagagagcagggatcatggggcagagCGCCCGCTGTTGACCAACCAGtagcccatccccctgctccctatcatgtgcaataatggcgctaacccagcctctcgcatgacacagacaagaccgtgcagtcaaagtctgctccacactcgCGACTTTCCgagggtaggcctgcacttcactgaaaaaaCCATCCATCTTCCTGGAGCCGCACTGATGCCTTGTCACTGAAAACGCAGCTGTGTCAGGGTGGTACCTATTGACCTGCACAGATAATGGTGCCCCAGAGGAAGTCAAAAAACTCAGGTGCTTTTTTGGCCAATTAGCAGCCtgatgaaaaattccttcctgaccccataaGGGCGATCGGTTGCTAGAAACCCTGGAGCACCGTCTTTTCGTATCTTCTTGCTCTTTAcctgggatgggagggtgggagaaagaaaaaacaggttATGTTTTACTGGCCTCCTGCTCCTCCTTAAAAAGCCCCTTCCTGGCTTACCTGCCCCCTGGCTCCGCCCTtcagcccgcccccttttttcccgccgAAAAGGGGGACCTATTGTTGTAACTCCCTGTGAGAGAGAGTGGGGGCTGACAGCCGATACTCACAATACACATCTAGCGGGGGAGGTTGCCTAGCCTAAACTCATCTCGACCCTATGTGGGCCTCATTCCTCCTAGGCTAAGGATCCCCCTACCCCCTTCCGTTGTGCTTACCACCAACCTGAATAAAAACCTGAATAACGACACGGAGACTTCTTAAggtggcaaaatctgtggaggtcacgtattttattaacaaagttatatatatatgtgccaaggactaggtacaccctgaccaccagctgcggctcctataatCGCCAAGAACGTGGGCCTGGTGCCCACACCGTACCAAACAGTTATTTTagagagcagggatcatggggcagagCGCCCGCTGTTGACCAACCAGtagcccatccccctgctccctatcatgtgcaataatggcgctaacccagcctctcgcatgacacagacaagaccgtgcagtcaaagtctgctccacactcgCGACTTTCCgagggtaggcctgcacttcactgaaaaaaCCATCCATCTTCCTGGAGCCGCACTGATGCCACCCAATGGAAAAGAAGGGAAGGGTGCCACCTATCCTTTTCCATGGCCCACCTAGACCTCCTGCGACCTCCACCATTCTTCTATATAATTCCTGAAGTTTGCCCAGAACAAATCCAAACCTTCCTCTGTCAAATGTACTTTATCCTTTCTAAAAAGCTGTGTTTGTCGGTACCTTATATTGTCATGTCTAATTACCCCGTTACCTGAGGAACACATGATCTTGTGCATGGCCCGGTTTACTTTTTTCCTGGCTCTTTCAATGCCCTGGGGGGAAACTGCTCCTCGCCATTCTCCTCTCTGTATGATGTCTGACCAAGCCACTCCCCCTATCTTGTTGCTGGACATTAAATCCTCCAAGTCCTTTCTCATGCTTTCCAACGCTGGGGTTTTGATTGACGTAAGGTCATTTCCCCCAGCATGTACTATCACCAGGTTTATGAACTTGAACTTCTGTATTGAACTATACAACCGGCCTCTCATTTGTTCCCACTTCATGCCTCTCCACCCCTGCCATGTAATCTTCATGTGTTCCTCCGGTAACCCCAACTGCTTGCCTGCTGCATGCTGTCTTGCCCAAAAAATAAAGGAGTGGCCTATGATCAAAATGTTGCAGGTAGCTTTTCCCCCTGCAGCAACAAAccaaagaaaaaagggggggtgGGGTAGGTTAAAAATTGTAGGATTACTACTGTGTTACATTTATGGGgcgtatgtattttttgtatgctTTTGATTTCCACCTCCCAATTCCTTTTATCCTATCCTCTGTTTCTCCCCTCATTGCTGCTTCTGTTGCTGCCCCTATCCTGAATGAATGTGATCCAAATTTTTTAGGATCCCATCCGTTCGCAATGACTGCCTTTTTGAGCACTTGCCTAAATTGAAATGCTGACATGGGGGATAAGTCCCTGTGAATTAACAAAAGGTGCCCCCCTGCTGGGCGCATCCCTATGTAATCCTGCAAGGCCTTGACCGGCATGTTATTCTCGAAGTTCTTTCTATACTGAACCATCTGCCCTTACCCAACTGATCTGTTTTTGATCTACTGATGTAAACTAACAACTTCCTGTCCTGTAATAAAACCTGGCTATACATTAAACCTTTATCTGTTACCTTCTTGGATGGGGGGACCAATTCGCTTATCCTAAATGCTCCTCCGAAAGCCAGAGCGAAGGCTGCtctaaacaaaatacattcaaattgGTCTGAACACACCTCCTCAAGAGAGTTCAGAATCATTTTTAGTCTGCATTCAATTATGGGTTCTCGCTTATCGACCCTGGGGCCTTCAACTCTTGCCCATCCCTTCATTATTTTCCTAACTAATGGATCATGTGTGATATCTGCTCTACCCTTTACTATGGAAAAATGAGAAATTGCGGCTAATGCGTTGCTGGCTCCTGCTCttgactttccttctctgtaCAGGACCATTAAAAATGACACCAAATCCTTAGTGCCTTGATTGCTCTTACCGCTTCTGCAGAATATCTGCCATCTCTTCCAGGCCCTTttgtagctggaaagagtcttttCGGATACTGCCCTTTCACACAATTCTTCTAAGAGGGGGTCACGAGCCATAGTAGTCTTCCGTGTAGGCACCTTGGTCCTGTCGCCGTTCTGTGAAGACTGCCCTTCTGTACTGGATGAAGCCCTCTCCCTTCCTTCCTGCCGTCTTGAAGGTCCTGCTTCCTCCTCTcccttctgctctctctcctTTCTCCATTGGATCcaactctcctcctcctctcggtttctaaaataaaaacttggcaCCCGGTTATTTCCGTAACCAATGTCTTCCTGCCACATTCCCTTTACTGGCCTCCTTTGCCGATGCCCGTGGCTGCTTGCAGGAAAAAACTCACAATCATCCTCGTAATTGTATTCCTCGATAAAATAGCAAGAGTCATCATCTTCCCATTGGTCATACTCCCCAGACCACTGTGGCTGGCTCCAGTGTCTTGAGGTTTGAAAACCCTGGGCCTGGAGTTCCCTCCCCCCCTTGGGAAAGGTCCTGGGTGCCTGGCCCTAGATTGGTTTGGGGTGGATTCTGCCTCCATCCCCCATTCTCCTTCGTCCGAGCCCTGCTCCTGTTCCCAGCTCCCTCCCCCTCTATGGGCATTCCTATGGATCGGGGGAGTTGTAGGGGCTGGACTGCTGGGGTTGTTGGGGCGGGCCTGGCTTTTCCCCCCGCGTTTTCCTGGTTCCCGGCCCTTGCTTCTTGGAGGGACCCCCCTCTGGCTACTGGGAGGGGGGTTCCCTGTTTGGGCGGAGATGGGGTTTGTATGGCGGCGTTTTAATAAGATAGGGCCCCTGGTTGGTGTCTTGCCCCGTGGCGTAAATGCTCCCCGATCGTTGGTGGGCTGGCGTGATGAGCAAAATTGGGGCCCCTTGGGTGCTGCATGGGGTATTGTGGCCTCCTTCTCCCCCGGCTGTGGACCTCTGTGGCTGGCCGTAATCGGGCTCTTAGCGGTGTGGACCGCTCCGGCTCCCTTACCTCCTTCCGGTGCGATGACGTCATCCGAGTCTCGCGATGCCTGCATCTTCATACCGCCGCCATCTTCTTCCGACCCGCTTCCTCCGAACTCTTCCTCCGGTCCGTGGCTGCTGGCGGCGTCGTCTCCAGTGATGGCCTCCATCATCCTGCGTCGCCTGTTGGAGCGTCCACCTAGAAGGGAGAAATTTACCTTCCTCTTCGCACCGGAACCGTGGACTTGGCCAACATCTTCTTCGTCACGGAACCTCTGAGGACGCAGCACCCTCCTTCTCGGCGCAGTGGATCTTCCTCTCTCCATTTTCAACGAAGCTGGCAGCGTACCGGTAAGTGTCCTCTCTGAAAGAAAAAACAGGTTATGTTTTACTGGCCTCCTGCTCCTCCTTAAAAAGCCCCTTCCTGGCTTACCTGCCCCCTGGCTCCGCCCTtcagcccgcccccttttttcccgccgAAAAGGGGGACCTATTGTTGTAACTCCCTGTGAGAGAGAGTGGGGGCTGACAGCCGATACTCACAATACACATCTAGCGGGGGAGGTTGCCTAGCCTAAACTCATCTCGACCCTATGTGGGCCTCGTTCCTCCTTGTGCAGCCAAAGTCAAATGCTGCCCTATTATTTCTCTTAAAAgagtgatggctgattcagttaatgcttttaagaatggctt
Proteins encoded in this region:
- the LOC121399813 gene encoding uncharacterized protein LOC121399813, which codes for MERGRSTAPRRRVLRPQRFRDEEDVGQVHGSGAKRKVNFSLLGGRSNRRRRMMEAITGDDAASSHGPEEEFGGSGSEEDGGGMKMQASRDSDDVIAPEGETERRRRVGSNGERRESRRERRKQDLQDGRKEGRGLHPVQKGSLHRTATGPRCLHGRLLWLVTPS